Proteins from a genomic interval of Silvimonas iriomotensis:
- a CDS encoding NAD(P)H-dependent glycerol-3-phosphate dehydrogenase, giving the protein MKLAVLGAGAWGTALAIRFAEQHQVVLWCRDADQAASMAADHANTRYLPGIPFPANLSVEADFGKAVAGADLVLVVTPLSGLRPTLKALRALDHRAPLLWACKGLEAGTMKFPHQVAEEEMPADVPRGMLSGPSFAQEVARGQPAAVTIASSDPQFARNTVNALNTSVLRLYASDDLIGVEIGAAVKNVLAIAAGICDGLNLGLNARAALLTRGLVEMARFGAAVGAHQETFMGLAGIGDLLLTATGDLSRNRRVGLLLAEGLNLDDVLANLGHVAEGVPAAREVLKQAHALGVDMPITEGVCRVLFENARVPDVISTLMERAPRMENGL; this is encoded by the coding sequence ATGAAGTTAGCTGTATTGGGCGCTGGTGCATGGGGTACCGCGCTGGCCATCCGTTTTGCCGAGCAACATCAGGTGGTGTTGTGGTGTCGTGATGCCGATCAGGCCGCCAGCATGGCAGCCGATCACGCCAACACGCGCTATCTGCCCGGCATTCCGTTCCCGGCCAATCTGAGTGTAGAGGCCGATTTCGGCAAAGCCGTTGCCGGCGCCGATCTGGTGCTGGTGGTCACACCGTTGTCCGGTCTGCGCCCGACGCTCAAGGCCCTGCGTGCACTGGATCACCGTGCACCGCTGCTGTGGGCTTGCAAGGGTCTGGAAGCGGGCACGATGAAGTTTCCGCATCAGGTGGCAGAAGAAGAAATGCCGGCCGATGTACCGCGCGGCATGCTCTCCGGCCCCAGTTTTGCCCAGGAAGTCGCCCGGGGCCAGCCGGCTGCGGTGACGATTGCATCCAGTGATCCCCAGTTCGCCCGCAATACCGTGAATGCCCTGAACACCAGCGTTCTGCGCTTGTACGCCAGCGACGATCTGATCGGGGTTGAGATCGGTGCTGCGGTGAAAAACGTGCTGGCGATTGCCGCCGGCATTTGCGACGGGCTGAATCTGGGCCTGAACGCCCGTGCCGCCCTGTTGACGCGCGGTCTGGTTGAAATGGCCCGGTTTGGTGCAGCTGTGGGTGCCCACCAGGAAACCTTTATGGGTCTGGCCGGCATTGGCGATTTGCTGCTGACCGCAACGGGCGATCTTTCGCGCAACCGGCGCGTGGGTTTGCTGCTGGCTGAAGGCCTGAATCTGGACGACGTGCTGGCCAACCTGGGCCACGTGGCCGAAGGTGTACCGGCAGCGCGTGAGGTACTCAAGCAGGCGCATGCCCTGGGGGTCGACATGCCGATCACCGAAGGCGTCTGCCGTGTCCTGTTTGAAAATGCCAGGGTTCCGGATGTCATCAGCACCTTGATGGAGCGTGCTCCCAGAATGGAAAACGGCCTTTGA
- a CDS encoding inorganic phosphate transporter: MSDATTADSAMSASRLQLEKKNGPFAAMLFLVLLVAGLAFTTISLVNDIGTSAAPQTGWVPYGLLGLALLIALGFEFVNGFHDTANAVATVIYTNTLPATFAVVWSGFFNFLGVLLSSGAVAFGIISLLPVELILHVGSNAGFAMVFALLLASIVWNLGTWALGLPASSSHTLIGSIIGVGLANQLMAAGNTHTSGVDWGQAMNVGKSLLLSPIVGFICAALLLIILKNLVKVPALYKEPKPGKAPPWWIRGLLVLTCTGVSFAHGSNDGQKGMGLIMLILIGILPTTYALNRAMPAKDVLTFQAVSQQASHTLARYAHGQAPADFRADVERYVQSHQLQPQTAASVAALSDAVSEQIGHYDNLQQVPHAVIQNVRNDMYLNSEALRILLKDDHSGLNDADKSVLTNYRKSLDGATKFIPNWVKVAVAIALGLGTLVGWKRIVVTVGEKIGKTHLTYAQGASAELVAMATIGAADAYGLPVSTTHVLSSGIAGTMAANKSGLQMSTVRNLVMAWVLTLPAAMLLSGTLYWVFVQFTH, encoded by the coding sequence ATGTCTGACGCCACGACCGCTGACTCTGCGATGTCAGCCAGCCGTCTGCAGCTTGAAAAGAAAAACGGCCCGTTTGCGGCAATGCTGTTCCTTGTATTGCTGGTGGCCGGTCTGGCATTTACGACGATCAGTCTGGTTAACGATATCGGTACCAGCGCCGCGCCGCAGACCGGCTGGGTGCCTTATGGCCTGCTGGGTCTGGCCTTGCTGATTGCGCTGGGTTTTGAGTTTGTGAATGGTTTTCACGATACCGCCAACGCGGTGGCCACCGTGATCTACACCAATACCCTGCCGGCGACCTTCGCCGTGGTCTGGTCCGGGTTCTTCAACTTTCTGGGCGTGTTGTTGTCCAGCGGTGCGGTGGCGTTCGGGATCATTTCCTTGCTGCCAGTCGAGTTGATCCTGCATGTGGGCAGCAACGCCGGGTTTGCCATGGTGTTTGCGCTGCTGCTGGCTTCCATTGTGTGGAACCTGGGTACCTGGGCGCTGGGCCTGCCGGCGTCCAGCTCGCACACCTTGATTGGCTCGATCATCGGTGTCGGTCTGGCCAACCAGTTGATGGCAGCGGGCAACACCCATACCAGCGGTGTGGATTGGGGCCAGGCCATGAACGTGGGCAAATCGCTGCTGCTCTCGCCCATTGTCGGCTTTATCTGTGCCGCCCTGTTGCTGATCATTCTCAAAAATCTGGTCAAGGTGCCGGCGCTGTACAAAGAACCCAAGCCGGGCAAGGCCCCGCCGTGGTGGATTCGTGGCCTGCTGGTGCTGACCTGCACCGGCGTGAGCTTTGCGCATGGCTCTAATGACGGCCAGAAAGGCATGGGCTTGATCATGCTGATCCTGATCGGGATTCTGCCGACCACCTACGCACTGAACCGCGCCATGCCGGCCAAAGACGTGCTGACCTTCCAGGCTGTATCGCAACAGGCCTCGCACACGCTGGCCCGATATGCCCATGGTCAGGCTCCGGCCGATTTTCGCGCGGATGTAGAACGCTATGTGCAGTCGCACCAGTTGCAGCCGCAAACCGCTGCATCGGTCGCGGCTTTGTCTGATGCCGTATCCGAACAGATTGGCCATTACGACAACCTGCAGCAAGTGCCGCATGCCGTGATCCAGAACGTGCGCAATGACATGTATCTGAACTCTGAAGCGCTGCGCATCCTGCTCAAGGATGACCACAGCGGCCTGAACGATGCCGACAAGTCCGTGCTGACCAACTATCGCAAGTCTCTGGATGGCGCGACCAAGTTCATTCCCAACTGGGTGAAAGTCGCGGTCGCCATTGCGCTGGGGCTGGGTACGCTGGTGGGCTGGAAACGCATTGTGGTGACGGTGGGCGAGAAGATTGGCAAGACGCACCTGACCTATGCCCAGGGCGCCAGTGCCGAGCTGGTGGCCATGGCGACCATTGGTGCGGCTGATGCTTATGGCTTGCCGGTATCGACCACGCACGTGTTGTCATCCGGGATTGCGGGGACGATGGCGGCCAATAAATCGGGTCTGCAGATGTCGACCGTGCGCAATCTGGTCATGGCCTGGGTGCTGACCCTGCCGGCCGCCATGCTGCTGTCGGGCACGCTGTACTGGGTGTTTGTCCAGTTTACGCACTGA